One window of the Salvia splendens isolate huo1 chromosome 1, SspV2, whole genome shotgun sequence genome contains the following:
- the LOC121755312 gene encoding uncharacterized protein LOC121755312, protein MRRHTSLKSQTSLRPMKRSSSSPATAAVEFPTSPQSASGDGMLHYAHSEHPLLQVTLPELFTCSGCKDYGAGRRFACAQCDFQLHDFCAASPPVLNSHPFHGQHQLVFHAKPKTAKGGISWPRCDVCGKSSKGFAFRCRACSFQMHPCCAMLTTEVRFPAHPHPLRLLPAVSTTSAGNGAAAACGECNKKRSGRVYRCTVCEYHLHAVCAKVFINGLQANGIPTPEKPSPLGTAARLAGQVVIEFIGGLIEGLGEGVGEALVQNMVRGRCVSRRRIQQP, encoded by the exons ATGAGAAGGCACACTTCCCTCAAGTCTCAAACTTCTCTCCGCCCCATGAaacgctcctcctcctcccctgCCACGGCGGCGGTCGAGTTCCCGACGTCGCCGcagtcggcctcgggagacGGGATGCTGCATTACGCCCACTCCGAGCACCCGTTGCTCCAAGTCACTCTCCCGGAGCTCTTCACGTGCAGCGGCTGCAAGGACTACGGCGCAGGCCGGAGGTTTGCGTGCGCGCAGTGCGACTTCCAGCTGCACGACTTCTGCGCCGCCTCCCCTCCCGTCTTGAACAGCCACCCGTTCCACGGCCAGCACCAGCTCGTTTTCCACGCCAAACCAAAAACGG CAAAAGGCGGGATTTCGTGGCCGAGGTGCGACGTCTGCGGAAAGTCGAGCAAAGGGTTCGCCTTCCGATGCAGAGCCTGCAGCTTCCAGATGCACCCGTGCTGCGCCATGCTGACGACGGAGGTTCGGTTCCCGGCTCACCCGCACCCGCTGAGGCTGCTGCCGGCGGTGAGCACGACGAGCGCCGGCAACGGGGCGGCCGCGGCGTGCGGGGAGTGCAACAAGAAGAGATCGGGAAGGGTGTATCGGTGCACCGTGTGCGAATACCATCTCCACGCGGTGTGCGCCAAGGTTTTCATCAACGGCCTCCAAGCCAACGGCATACCTACGCCCGAGAAGCCTAGCCCCCTCGGAACTGCAGCCCGTCTCGCGGGCCAGGTGGTCATAGAGTTCATCGGAGGCCTCATCGAGGGGCTCGGAGAAGGCGTGGGAGAAGCCCTGGTTCAGAACATGGTAAGAGGAAGGTGTGTTAGCAGAAGAAGGATACAACAACCATGA
- the LOC121755300 gene encoding squamosa promoter-binding-like protein 14 produces MEEVGACVASPAVFHQHLTARFRHPYPMAKKRALPFDSSSFLPQNTVESWNQNSWSWDSARFVAKPLQRNGGQVGSSGEIQPVGKQVMSSAPYSTVAGGNGTRSSGINLVEPQPVSRPNKRVRSGSPGGANYPMCQVDDCREDLSTAKDYHRRHKVCEVHSKAGKALVGKQMQRFCQQCSRFHPLSEFDEGKRSCRHRLAGHNRRRRKTQPEDTSQQLLAPSIGDSNAGDNDILNLLAVLTSAQGNIVDRNDKFPLMTNKDHLMQMLTKINSLQLAANLEAKLNGGNSNHMSTENQNRINGNASSASTKNLLAALSATTSVPSSETQSQPSREGSDSEKSKSPCLEKPGGSTMDVQETSPSLPLRLFRPSPEDYRPTKSPSDWNFLSSGRSCPSEERSPLSTPPVVHDLFPMQTSRDTDKNDHLSNSEGEIACVEATTINGCSTSLQLFGASISGTPDVPVHTSPYRAGYTSSSVSDHSPSSQNSDAADRTGRIIFKLFDKDPSHMPGSLRSQIHNWLSNSPSEMESYIRPGCVVLSLYLSMPSFSWDQLEEDLLNYVKSLVKDIEFWGNGRFLVHTDRQMVSHKEGKIRLWKSLKAWSKPELISVSPVAVVGGQPTTLILRGRSLKAPGTRIHCTHAVGYNVREVHSSLCHKTPYDEIILDDFKVNGAASSILGRCFIEVENSLRGASFPIIIADSTVCQELRLLEPEINGTSDVCNGREESLHFLDELGWLFGRKYNSCLFEHPDYRLNRFKFLLVFSVERDFCALVKSLLDILLELNSGRNGLEEESLELLSEIHLLNRAVKRRCASMVDFLIHYSIVDSSGTSKRFIFYPNMAWPGGLTPLHLAASASSSDDIVDLLTSDPHEVGLHSWNSVLDANGLSPYAYATMRNNHSYNALVAQKLADKSNGQVSVTIEDNLKPFQVEINKERTTKSHLSRGEQSCSKCKYAYRTRIPRSSGLLQRPYIHSMVVVAAVCVCVCLFLRGHPFVGRVSPFSWENLQYGTV; encoded by the exons ATGGAAGAGGTAGGTGCCTGTGTAGCTTCTCCGGCAGTTTTCCACCAGCATCTGACTGCGAGATTTCGTCATCCGTATCCGATGGCTAAGAAACGCGCCCTGCCCTTTGACTCATCGAGCTTTCTACCACAGAACACCGTGGAGAGTTGGAACCAGAATTCCTGGAGCTGGGACAGTGCGAGGTTTGTCGCCAAACCATTGCAACGTAATGGCGGCCAAGTGGGGAGTAGCGGAGAGATTCAGCCAGTCGGAAAACAAGTGATGAGTAGTGCTCCGTATTCTACAGTTGCTGGTGGGAATGGAACTCGTAGTAGTGGTATCAATTTGGTGGAGCCACAACCTGTATCGAGGCCCAACAAAAGAGTAAGATCAGGATCGCCCGGTGGTGCTAACTATCCCATGTGTCAAGTGGATGATTGCAGAGAAGATCTGTCTACTGCTAAGGACTATCACCGCCGGCATAAGGTGTGTGAGGTTCACAGCAAAGCTGGTAAGGCCTTAGTGGGGAAACAGATGCAAAGGTTCTGCCAGCAATGCAGCAG GTTTCACCCTCTTTCAGAATTTGACGAGGGAAAGAGAAGTTGTAGGCATAGGCTCGCTGGACATAacaggaggaggaggaagactCAACCAGAAGATACTTCTCAACAGTTGTTAGCTCCTAGTATCGGTGATAGCAATGCCGGTGATAATGATATTCTCAATTTACTGGCAGTGCTAACTAGTGCACAAG GGAACATTGTGGACAGAAACGATAAATTCCCATTAATGACCAACAAAGATCATCTCATGCAGATGCTGACTAAAATAAATTCGTTGCAATTAGCAGCGAACTTGGAAGCTAAGTTGAATGGAGGTAACTCAAATCATATGTCAACGGAAAATCAGAACCGGATAAATGGGAATGCTTCTTCCGCATCAACCAAGAACTTGCTTGCTGCTCTTTCAGCAACTACAAGTGTACCATCTTCTGAAACTCAATCTCAACCGAGCAGGGAAGGAAGTGACTCTGAAAAAAGCAAGTCACCATGTCTCGAAAAGCCTGGTGGATCAACAATGGACGTTCAGGAAACCTCGCCAAGCCTTCCTCTTAGACTGTTTAGGCCCTCACCTGAAGATTATAGGCCAACAAAATCACCATCAGACTGGAATTTTCTTTCATCCGGCAGGAGTTGTCCTTCAGAGGAGAGATCGCCTCTATCTACACCGCCTGTTGTACATGATCTATTCCCAATGCAGACTTCAAGAGACACGGATAAGAATGACCATCTGTCAAATAGTGAAGGTGAAATTGCGTGCGTGGAAGCAACCACGATCAACGGATGCAGTACATCTCTTCAGCTTTTTGGAGCGTCGATCAGTGGTACTCCAGATGTTCCAGTTCATACGTCTCCATACAGAGCTGGATATACATCTTCTTCTGTTTCTGATCATTCACCATCCAGCCAGAATTCTGATGCTGCT GATCGTACCGGTAGaataattttcaaattatttgaCAAAGATCCAAGCCATATGCCTGGATCATTACGGTCTCAG ATACACAATTGGCTCTCTAACAGTCCATCAGAAATGGAAAGTTACATCAGGCCTGGCTGTGTTGTTCTATCCCTGTATTTATCGATGCCATCATTTTCCTGGGATCAA CTAGAAGAAGACCTTCTTAACTATGTGAAGTCCTTAGTCAAAGATATTGAATTTTGGGGGAATGGGAGGTTTTTGGTTCATACAGACAGACAAATGGTTTCACATAAAGAAG GGAAGATTCGTCTATGGAAATCATTGAAGGCTTGGAGTAAACCGGAACTCATCTCAGTCTCTCCCGTAGCAGTTGTTGGTGGACAACCGACCACTCTTATATTGAGGGGAAGAAGTTTGAAGGCTCCGGGCACTAG GATACACTGCACGCATGCAGTTGGATATAATGTAAGGGAAGTTCATTCATCATTGTGCCATAAGACTCCATACGATGAAATTATCTTGGACGATTTTAAGGTCAATGGTGCAGCATCTAGCATACTAGGCCGCTGTTTCATTGAG GTTGAAAATAGTCTCCGAGGAGCAAGTTTTCCGATTATCATAGCAGATAGCACTGTTTGCCAAGAATTGAGACTCCTGGAGCCTGAGATAAATGGAACTTCTGACGTATGCAATGGCAGGGAAGAATCGCTGCATTTTCTGGATGAACTCGGGTGGTTGTTTGGAAGAAAATATAACTCGTGCTTGTTTGAGCACCCTGATTATAGGCTCAATCGGTTCAAGTTTCTTCTTGTATTCTCTGTCGAGCGTGACTTTTGTGCATTAGTCAAATCCCTTCTCGACATTCTGCTAGAACTTAACTCCGGTAGAAACGGACTAGAAGAGGAGTCTCTGGAGTTGTTATCAGAAATTCACCTCCTGAACCGGGCTGTCAAAAGGAGGTGTGCGAGCATGGTTGATTTTCTTATTCATTACTCCATCGTAGATTCCAGTGGAACATCTAAGAGGTTCATTTTCTATCCGAACATGGCTTGGCCCGGTGGTCTCACACCTTTACATTTAGCTGCTTCAGCATCGTCATCCGATGACATTGTTGATCTACTGACAAGCGATCCACATGAg GTTGGGCTGCATAGTTGGAATTCTGTTCTTGATGCAAATGGGCTTTCTCCTTATGCATATGCTACGATGAGGAATAATCATTcgtacaacgcacttgttgctCAGAAGCTTGCAGATAAGAGCAACGGTCAAGTCTCTGTAACAATCGAGGATAACCTGAAGCCCTTCCAGGTTGAGATAAATAAGGAACGAACGACAAAATCCCACCTCAGTCGAGGTGAACAATCTTGTTCCAAGTGTAAGTATGCGTACAGAACGAGGATTCCTCGTTCCAGTGGATTGCTGCAGCGTCCATACATACACTCAATGGTAGTCGTTGCTgctgtgtgtgtttgtgtgtgtttgttctTACGAGGACACCCCTTTGTTGGCCGCGTTTCCCCGTTTTCATGGGAAAACCTGCAATACGGCACAGTTTAA